CTGCGGCGCCTGACGACCCGAAAGGACGGCCATGGCTGAGCGCGCCACCCTGGGAGTCGCGGTCATCGGTACCGGAAGGATGGGCGCCGACCACGTGCGCCGCATCCAGGAAGTCATCAGCGGAGCACGGGTGGTCGCCGTCGCGGACGTCGACGCGGAACGCGCGAAGGCCGTCGCCGCCCGCGTCGACGGCTGCACCGCCCACACCGACCCGGCCGCCGCGCTGGCGGCGGCCGACGTCGACGCCGTCCTGATCGCCTCCCCGGGCCCGGCCCACGAGGCCACACTGCTCGCGGCCTTCGAGCGCGATCTGCCCGTGTTGTGCGAGAAGCCGCTCACCCCCGACGCGGCCTCCGCCCTGCGCGTCCTCGAAGCCGAACTGCGCCTCGGCCACCGCCGTGTCCAGGTCGGTTTCATGCGCCGCTACGACCCCGAGTACGCGAAGCTGGAGGCCCTGCTGGCAACGGGGCAGCTGGGCCGTCCGCTGATGCTGCACAACCGCCACCGCAACGTGGCCAGCCCGCCCTTCTTCACCAGCTCCATGCTCATCAGCGACTCCGTCGCCCACGAGGCGGACGTGACCCGCTGGCTGCTGGACCACGAGATCACAGCGGTCACGGTGCTGCGCCCGGCCCCGTCCGCCAACGCCCCCGACGGGCTGCGCGATCCGCAGTTCGTCGTCTTCGAGACCGACGGCGGCGCCCTGAGTGACGTGGAGATCTTCGTCAACTGCGGCTTCGGCTATCAGGTCCAGGCCGAGGTGGTCTGCGAACGCGGCACCGCCCGCATCGGCGACGGCCACGCCCTGGTCACCAACATGGCCGGCCGCTGGGGCGGCACCATCGCCCAGGACTTCACCGAACGCTTCGAGACGGCCTACGACCGTCAGATCCAGACCTGGGTCGACGCCACCCGCCGCGGCGAGGTCACCGGCCCGAGCGTCTGGGACGGCTACGCCGCCGCCGCGGTGTGCGAGGCGGGGGTCCGGGCGCTGGAGGACGGCGGCCGGGTCGAGGTCGAACTGGTCGAGAAACCCGCGCTGTACGCGTGAACGGGCCGAGCGGGCCGGGGGTGTGCCCCGGCCCGCTCGGCGTGTTCTCAGATCCTCGTGAGCGGCCGGGGCTCGAACCCGGCCGCGCGGTAGCAGTCGTCGATGAGCGCCATCGTCGTCACCGCGTCGTCCGCGTCCAGCGGCAGCGCCGCACCGTCTCGCACCCCGGCGGCGAACGCCTCCAGCTGGTACGTGTACGACGAGCGCGTGCCCAGCCGCTCCGTGCGCTCGCCCTGCGGGGTGCGCACCACGATCCGGTCGTCCATCTGGGGCAGCACGAAGTTCGGCGCCGTCGCCTCGCCCCGGGACCCGGTGATCCGGATGCTCATGTCCAGCCCGCCGTACGCCATGTGGCAGCGGGCCGAGCCGGTCGCGCCGCCGGGGAACTCCAGGTCGGCGTCCAGCCACTCGTCGACCCCGGGCGCGCCCGCGCGCTCCCCGCCCCGGGCCCCGGCCAGGCGTGGCGCGCCGCCCGCCCAGGGCGCGAGCATCCGCAGGGCGTGCAGGCTGTAGCAGCCCAGGTCCATCAGGGCGCCGCCGGCCAGCGGCAGCGACCAGCGCGGGTCGGTGTCCGGCGGTGCGGCGATGGCGACCATCGCCTCGACGTGCCGCAGTTCGCCGAGTTCACCGGAGTCCAGCAGCTCGTGCAGGCGGCGGGTGACCGGGTGGAAGAGATAGTGGAAGGCCTCCATGAAGACCGTCCCGGACTTCCCGGCGGCCTCCCGCACCTCCGCCGCCTCCTGCGCGTTGCTCGCCGACGGCTTCTCCGACAGCACGTGCTTGCCCGCCGCGAGGGCGGCCAGGTTCCACGGGCCGTGCAGACCGTTGGCGAGCGGGTTGTAGACGACGTCGACCTCGGGATCGGCCACCAGCTCGGCGTACGAACCCGCCACCCGCTCCACGCCGTGCTCGTCGGCGAACGCCTCGGCTCGGGCGCGGTCGCGGGCGGCCACCGCGACGAGGCGGTGGCCGGTCGCCCGGGCCGGGTCGATCAAGGAGCGTTCGGTGATCCGCGCGGCTCCCAGTACGCCTATGCGCAGGGGTTCCCGGCCCTGTTCGCTCATGCCTGCCGTACCTCCTCGATCGTCACGGGACGGTGCTCGTGCAGCGACAGTGTGCACGCCTCGGCGATCCAGCCCGCCTCCAGGGCGTCCTCGATCGTGCAGGGGGAGGGGCGGGTGCCGGCGACGACCTCGGTGAACGCGGTCAGTTCGGCGCGGTAGGCCTCGGTGAAGCGGTCCATGAAGAAGTCGTGCGGGGTGCCCGCCGGGAAGGTCACGCCCGGCTCGACCGAGCGCAGCGGCAGCTTGTCCTCCAGGCCGACGGCGATGGAGTCCGTGAAGCCGTGGATCTCCATACGGACGTCGTAACCGCGGGCGTTGTGGCGGGAGTTGGAGACCACCGCGATGGTGCCGTCGTCCAGGGTGAGGATCGCGCCGGTGGTGTCGGCGTCACCGGCCTCCTTGATGAAGTCGGCACCGCGGTTGCCGCCCACGGCGTACACCTCGGCCACCTCACGGCCGGTCACCCAGCGGATGATGTCGAAGTCGTGCACCGAGCAGTCGCGGAAGATGCCGCCCGAGGCGGCGATGTACGCGGCGGGCGGCGGCGCCGGGTCGAGCGTGGTCGAGCGGACCGTGTGCAGCGTGCCGAGCTCGCCGCCCCGCACGGCGGCGCGGGCGTTGACGAAACCGGTGTCGAAGCGGCGGTTGTAGCCGATCTGGATCGGCACGTCCTTGCCGCGTACGGCCTTCAGTACCTCGACGCCCTCGCTCATGGTCTTGGCGACGGGCTTCTCGCAGAAGACCGGGATGCCGGCCTCGACCCCGGCCAGGATCAGCGCGGGGTGGGCGTCCGTCGCGGCCGCGACGACGATGCCGTCCACGCCGGCGGCCAGCAGGGCCTCGGGCGAGTCCACGACCTCGGCGCCGAACCGCTCGGCGGCGGCCTTGGCGGCGTCCGCGAACGGGTCGGTGACGACGAGGGACTCGACGGCGTCGAGGCCGGACAGGGTCTCGGCGTGAAAGGCGCCGATGCGGCCGAGGCCGAGGATTCCGATGCGCATGGGGGTGTTGCTCCTAGAGAGGGTGAGGGTTTCTTGTGGGGAGTTCTCAGTCGAGTCCACCGAGGACGTTCTGGTCCCAGTCGATCACTGACCCCGTGACCACCCCGGACCGGTCCGACAGCAGGAAGACCACGAAGTCGGCGATCTCATCCGGCTGGCCCAACTTGCCCATCGGCAGCTTCGCCGCAGCTTCCTCGCGCCAGCCGTCCCCGGCCCCGTGGAAGGCCTTCTGTGTGGCGTCCTCGCCTTCCGTCGCCGTCCAGCCGATGTTCAGGCCGTTGATCCGCACCCGGTCCCACCGATGCGCGTGCGCGGCGTTGCGGGTCAGCCCGATCAGGCCGGCCTTCGCGGCGACGTACGGCGCCAGAAAGGGCTGACCTCCGTGCGCCGACGACGTGATGATGTTGACGACCGTGCCGGGCGCCTGCCGCGCGACCATGTCCGCGACCGCCGCCTGCATGGCGAAGAACGGCCCCTTGAGGTTGATCGCGATGTGCTGGTCGAACAGCTCGGGCGTGGTGTCCAGCAGTGTCCCCCGGGAGGTCAGCCCGGCGGAGTTCACGAGGCAGTCGATACGGCCGTACGCCTCCACGACCCGGGCCGCGGAGGCCTTCGCCTGCCCGGCGTCCGACAGGTCGGCCCGCACGTACAGGGCCTTGCCGCCCGCGGC
The genomic region above belongs to Streptomyces coeruleorubidus and contains:
- a CDS encoding Gfo/Idh/MocA family protein, which produces MAERATLGVAVIGTGRMGADHVRRIQEVISGARVVAVADVDAERAKAVAARVDGCTAHTDPAAALAAADVDAVLIASPGPAHEATLLAAFERDLPVLCEKPLTPDAASALRVLEAELRLGHRRVQVGFMRRYDPEYAKLEALLATGQLGRPLMLHNRHRNVASPPFFTSSMLISDSVAHEADVTRWLLDHEITAVTVLRPAPSANAPDGLRDPQFVVFETDGGALSDVEIFVNCGFGYQVQAEVVCERGTARIGDGHALVTNMAGRWGGTIAQDFTERFETAYDRQIQTWVDATRRGEVTGPSVWDGYAAAAVCEAGVRALEDGGRVEVELVEKPALYA
- a CDS encoding Gfo/Idh/MocA family protein, translated to MSEQGREPLRIGVLGAARITERSLIDPARATGHRLVAVAARDRARAEAFADEHGVERVAGSYAELVADPEVDVVYNPLANGLHGPWNLAALAAGKHVLSEKPSASNAQEAAEVREAAGKSGTVFMEAFHYLFHPVTRRLHELLDSGELGELRHVEAMVAIAAPPDTDPRWSLPLAGGALMDLGCYSLHALRMLAPWAGGAPRLAGARGGERAGAPGVDEWLDADLEFPGGATGSARCHMAYGGLDMSIRITGSRGEATAPNFVLPQMDDRIVVRTPQGERTERLGTRSSYTYQLEAFAAGVRDGAALPLDADDAVTTMALIDDCYRAAGFEPRPLTRI
- a CDS encoding Gfo/Idh/MocA family protein, producing MRIGILGLGRIGAFHAETLSGLDAVESLVVTDPFADAAKAAAERFGAEVVDSPEALLAAGVDGIVVAAATDAHPALILAGVEAGIPVFCEKPVAKTMSEGVEVLKAVRGKDVPIQIGYNRRFDTGFVNARAAVRGGELGTLHTVRSTTLDPAPPPAAYIAASGGIFRDCSVHDFDIIRWVTGREVAEVYAVGGNRGADFIKEAGDADTTGAILTLDDGTIAVVSNSRHNARGYDVRMEIHGFTDSIAVGLEDKLPLRSVEPGVTFPAGTPHDFFMDRFTEAYRAELTAFTEVVAGTRPSPCTIEDALEAGWIAEACTLSLHEHRPVTIEEVRQA
- a CDS encoding SDR family oxidoreductase, with product MGLLDDKVVLVNGGSQGVGAAIARAAVREGAVVAVTGRRPEPGEALVAELTAAGGKALYVRADLSDAGQAKASAARVVEAYGRIDCLVNSAGLTSRGTLLDTTPELFDQHIAINLKGPFFAMQAAVADMVARQAPGTVVNIITSSAHGGQPFLAPYVAAKAGLIGLTRNAAHAHRWDRVRINGLNIGWTATEGEDATQKAFHGAGDGWREEAAAKLPMGKLGQPDEIADFVVFLLSDRSGVVTGSVIDWDQNVLGGLD